Proteins encoded together in one bacterium window:
- a CDS encoding leucyl aminopeptidase: MKARIIILSLFLLTASHNVFGITIDLAQKTTQKPYQATCFLLKENFTKDAALLAAEESLQLQALLGSDLGTLLNSLEFKGAAGTIHCIPAPVNNALHYFIFAGTGVDEQNEQSMENMRRATGKIVNELKTKKIPNAILHMPEDASAELTKQVTIAALLTDYQYSDFKSDYKHIDHVLTLVQENAGDETATAVWQGTVIGDMTNTIRRWSDGPPNIVTPNFLAEQAKKLSAEHDCICTVFDRAQAEELGLNGFVAVGKGSASEERFIIVEYHTPDPDAPTIALVGKGVVFDTGGVNLKTEAGMIGMKYDMCGAAAVLGTVFTIAQLKPNINVIAIAPAVENKTGCQAYRPQDIITFFNGKHGEILNTDAEGRVILADALSYAEKIYKPDAIIDVATLTGACVMALGHYFSGMMSRNQDLKDQLFNAAKNSGERLWELPMCDDFKKSLESPYADFAHLAGSATGAGAITAAHFLENFVENTPWAHLDIAGTSNKVENVSYLNSKLATGVGVRLLTDLVLNYQK; the protein is encoded by the coding sequence ATGAAGGCGCGCATCATAATATTAAGTCTTTTTTTATTGACAGCTTCACACAATGTCTTTGGCATCACCATTGATCTTGCGCAAAAAACTACACAAAAACCCTACCAAGCAACATGCTTTTTACTCAAAGAAAATTTTACTAAAGATGCGGCTCTTTTAGCAGCAGAAGAAAGTTTGCAATTACAAGCGTTGCTTGGCAGCGACCTTGGAACATTGCTCAATTCGTTAGAATTTAAAGGTGCTGCTGGCACTATTCATTGCATCCCAGCACCCGTCAATAATGCTCTTCATTATTTTATTTTTGCCGGCACCGGCGTTGACGAGCAAAATGAACAAAGCATGGAAAACATGCGACGCGCTACCGGAAAAATTGTTAACGAACTCAAAACAAAAAAGATTCCTAACGCCATTCTGCACATGCCAGAAGATGCCTCAGCAGAACTTACAAAACAAGTAACAATAGCAGCACTCTTAACTGATTATCAATACAGCGATTTCAAAAGCGATTACAAACATATTGACCATGTACTCACACTCGTACAAGAAAACGCTGGCGATGAAACAGCCACCGCCGTGTGGCAAGGCACCGTTATTGGCGACATGACCAACACCATTCGTCGCTGGTCAGATGGCCCACCAAACATTGTAACGCCAAATTTTTTGGCAGAACAAGCAAAAAAACTTTCTGCTGAGCATGACTGCATTTGCACTGTCTTTGATCGCGCACAAGCGGAAGAACTCGGCCTCAATGGTTTTGTTGCTGTTGGCAAAGGATCAGCATCAGAAGAACGTTTTATTATTGTTGAATATCACACACCAGATCCTGATGCACCAACTATTGCATTGGTCGGCAAAGGCGTGGTATTTGATACCGGCGGCGTTAATTTAAAAACTGAAGCCGGCATGATTGGCATGAAATACGACATGTGCGGTGCTGCTGCAGTGCTGGGCACCGTTTTTACGATTGCCCAACTCAAACCAAATATTAACGTTATCGCTATCGCACCAGCAGTAGAAAATAAAACGGGCTGCCAAGCATATCGCCCACAAGATATCATCACATTTTTTAACGGCAAGCACGGCGAAATTTTAAATACCGATGCCGAAGGCCGCGTAATCTTGGCTGACGCGTTAAGTTATGCAGAAAAAATTTACAAGCCAGATGCCATTATCGACGTTGCCACGTTGACCGGCGCCTGCGTCATGGCTCTCGGCCATTATTTTTCAGGCATGATGAGCCGCAACCAAGATTTGAAAGATCAACTGTTTAACGCCGCAAAAAACTCTGGCGAACGACTTTGGGAACTACCAATGTGCGATGATTTCAAAAAAAGTTTAGAATCACCCTACGCTGATTTTGCACATTTGGCAGGATCTGCTACCGGCGCTGGTGCTATTACCGCCGCCCACTTTTTAGAAAACTTTGTTGAAAATACGCCGTGGGCGCATCTTGACATTGCTGGAACCTCGAATAAAGTTGAAAATGTCAGCTACTTAAACAGCAAATTGGCAACCGGTGTTGGCGTTCGTTTGTTAACTGATCTTGTTTTAAATTATCAAAAATAA
- a CDS encoding J domain-containing protein, whose amino-acid sequence MIIPLLLDIYSRYSDDSNLTAPTPTENNEFPFFYFCFLSNLFRNHNKVPIIKKILDFDPIPKKIISLFCRLIDALPLQEDETNEELVYQAAIAYLLSEYDCSKLAHEQLVKDTIKNLVKKTLSKNHEKNKAAVLSILIKPLIALNLQDEITSIIDFAEKCGNDNDQKKKKLGLGLLMSFAQNDNNLEKITLLIINILKDHKKLNQKLFELTLGSIYLLTEKNKALPIASLNQAFSIISKIYFETEDTDIETSCSGTLIMLFEQKIGVQEATDVAMKIIKNHASETDIAIERAVFLLVLLFSEGHALTEAEEAINILGDQHPESIRLRQMIDKYNQPIEDLKTLGLPANTPKGDPSIKKAYRTLAMRWHPDKIQEMK is encoded by the coding sequence ATGATTATTCCATTGCTTCTTGATATTTACTCACGCTACTCTGACGATTCTAACCTCACTGCCCCTACTCCAACCGAAAATAATGAATTTCCTTTCTTTTATTTCTGTTTTTTATCAAATCTATTTAGAAACCATAACAAAGTACCGATCATAAAAAAAATTTTAGATTTTGATCCAATACCAAAAAAAATTATCTCTTTGTTCTGCAGGTTGATTGATGCATTACCATTGCAAGAAGACGAAACCAATGAAGAACTTGTATACCAAGCAGCTATCGCATACCTGCTAAGCGAATACGATTGCTCTAAGCTTGCACACGAGCAATTAGTCAAAGACACTATAAAAAATCTGGTAAAAAAAACATTAAGTAAAAATCATGAAAAGAATAAGGCTGCTGTATTGTCTATACTTATAAAGCCATTAATAGCACTAAATCTACAAGACGAAATAACAAGCATTATAGATTTTGCAGAAAAATGCGGTAATGATAATGATCAAAAGAAAAAAAAGCTTGGCCTTGGATTACTTATGTCGTTCGCTCAAAATGACAACAACCTTGAAAAGATAACACTGTTGATCATAAATATCCTTAAAGATCACAAAAAATTGAACCAAAAATTATTCGAGCTAACATTAGGAAGTATTTATCTATTAACAGAAAAGAACAAAGCTTTGCCAATTGCTTCACTAAACCAAGCTTTCTCAATAATTTCAAAAATATATTTTGAGACCGAAGATACAGATATAGAAACATCGTGCTCAGGAACGTTAATAATGTTATTTGAGCAAAAAATAGGAGTACAAGAAGCAACTGATGTCGCAATGAAGATCATAAAAAATCACGCTTCAGAAACGGACATTGCCATTGAAAGAGCAGTTTTTCTTCTCGTACTGCTCTTTTCAGAAGGCCACGCACTAACCGAGGCCGAGGAAGCAATCAATATACTTGGAGATCAGCATCCAGAAAGTATAAGACTTCGCCAAATGATTGACAAATATAATCAACCAATCGAAGATCTTAAAACTTTGGGGCTACCAGCAAATACTCCAAAAGGTGATCCTAGTATTAAAAAAGCGTATCGTACATTGGCTATGCGATGGCACCCTGATAAAATCCAGGAAATGAAATAG
- a CDS encoding FKBP-type peptidyl-prolyl cis-trans isomerase has translation MKNKLFKKLLTVGLCCTVFSSCSNKNIEQSTTTTSKLTEQETKAQATTKGSPVVTLDSGLKYEIITAAPDNAAKPTKGQEVVVHYTGWLDNNGQKGTKFDSSVDRGQEFRFVVGIGQVIQGWDQTLLDMKVGEKRLVSIPAHLAYGTRGAGNVIPPNATLLFEVELRKIA, from the coding sequence ATGAAAAATAAGTTGTTCAAAAAATTACTTACGGTAGGCTTATGTTGTACAGTGTTTTCAAGTTGCAGTAACAAAAACATTGAACAGTCAACGACAACAACATCAAAATTAACTGAGCAGGAAACAAAGGCTCAGGCAACAACAAAGGGAAGCCCCGTGGTAACATTAGATTCAGGATTAAAGTACGAAATCATAACAGCTGCACCCGACAACGCTGCAAAGCCAACCAAAGGCCAAGAAGTGGTTGTTCATTACACCGGCTGGTTAGACAATAACGGCCAAAAAGGCACTAAGTTTGATAGCAGCGTTGATCGCGGCCAAGAATTTAGATTTGTCGTTGGTATCGGCCAAGTTATTCAAGGCTGGGATCAAACACTTCTTGATATGAAGGTTGGCGAAAAACGCCTTGTTTCAATTCCTGCACATTTGGCTTATGGGACTCGTGGTGCTGGCAATGTAATCCCACCAAATGCAACCTTACTTTTTGAAGTAGAATTGCGCAAAATAGCTTAA